Sequence from the Panulirus ornatus isolate Po-2019 chromosome 61, ASM3632096v1, whole genome shotgun sequence genome:
AATAGTACATCCTACAACCTATTTTCTCTGAAAAAAttaattttctcctttttaataTATAACTCTTACAGGGTCATGTAAAAAGGCAGGCTTAATGAAAGTTATACAATAGGCACAAGAAATGCTACACCTAGACGTCATATGTAATTTTCACAATACACATTTTATCAAATTAATATGTTAATTCCTGGTGCAATATCTAAAATGCAATATATTTTGCAGAAATAGactaaagctaaaaaaaaaagttattacactatttgacctttgacctgcttaAATGAGTTTCCTCATAGGTTGCTGGCAGTTAAACCCATTAATCCTTCATCTCTGGTTAATGGCCCAGGTCATAACTACCCAAGGGCCACTGCATCGTACTCAAGCatcaataaataaatcaatattcTCCAGGTATCTAAATAACTGCATAAACCTTACCTTTGTAGAGTGAATTTAATTCACACAATGGTTGAATCTCCCTGAAATTCTACTGATATACAACCCATGTTTGACCAACAAAAGTCTacggacttaaaaaaaaaagccattttaCAGGCAAACAAAAAGGAAGACTTTAAACTGTCCAACAGTTTAAACGTTTCGCTAATCTACATTTGCATGTTAAAATAAGTCACTATATTCTTTAAAAAGTTCGATTAAAGCCAACAGTTCAAACGTTTCGCTAATCAACATTTACATGTTAAAACGAGTCAATATATTTTTGTAAAATGTTCGATTAAAGCCAAAGTTTAAACGTTTCACATTAGTCTACGGCATTATTATCCATATTAACAATCCTACGCACTTAAGAATTCCTTTTTacgtacaaatacatacaaattCGGCGTCCACTCACATTAACTTTACTGCGCGTTAATTCATTTATCTAGGAAAAAACCCATCATTAATGGACAATATAAAACAACAATAATTCAGTGGCGTTAAAGACCAGACGCTCAAAACATTTAAATTAACTGCATCCTTGTTAATCTGACCAGAGCAAGGCAttacgtgttaccggactccgcctacttaTGATATCTCTGAGGATGTATCACAGAAGTGCAATATTAATGAACTCACTTATGAGTccatccttaccctgctactgatcgAAGCGCAGCCTGGAAGCCTGAAAATAAGGTAATTCTCGAGTCGTTTAAAGTTAGGCAAGATCACAtgttctattcatttatctacgcGACTATTAACAAGTCCACGAGTTAACATATAGTTTATATAGAAGTTTATATATGTCCTACGTAAAGTTAGGTAATGTTATTTCAAATATTCAGCTCATTTAAGGTCATTGTTTATATCATACCGTTTTCCCTAGTTTCACATCCCCGCCCGCTTTTCCAGCCATTTAAACGtgatgtcgtatatatatatatcacaacctaCTGAAATTAACGTTCATTCTAAGTAATAATCGCCATTTGATTATAAAAAACGCTCTTTAATTACCAGTCAAGCGAATTATTACCAGTCAAGCGAATTATCAGGTCTTATCAAGAATAAATTGCCTGTTGATTGATTGTGTATTTCAGTGACGTCATTCAACCCGTCCCTCCCCCGCTCAGGATTCAGAATTTCGGCCATTTAAAACAACGTCAATTTAGTATTCCTTGCGGGATATGACCACCTGCTACAGGGAAGCTCCATTCCCAAGACCCGATTTGGGTAATAGTGAAAACTATGGCCACTAGGGTCTGGGGTACGGGCAGTCTAAATTACAAAAAATCTCCTTAAATATATCTTATGCGTGATCAGCTCCATCTTTATAATCATCCTTAATATATAATGATACGCCTGGCATGGTGTAGATTCTATCAAGATTCGAAACGTCGGCAAAAACTGCAAAAAATGATCGTATTCGATCTTGTTGATGACGCCATTTGCAAGTTGTGGGTTTAacgtcttccttcctttcccgcCAACGTCCATCACTGCATCAGCTTATACTTGACCAATGGACTTACCTACGACATTTCTTAAGTGTCCAACACCGACAACGAGGCACTTAGAAGCTCGGGGGAGGCCGATGAATGGTGATAGCTTGGCCGTATTTCATACCAAAAGAAGTTCAAAGTTAACGGGTGAGCACAGCAAGTTGTATGTGCCGCCAGTAGATGTCACTGACGGACATGTACGATGGTTCTATTTCAGATACCggtactatatacatatacataattttattTATACatcttcgccatttcctgcattagtgaggtagcgttgagaacaaaagactgagtctaagagggaaaatcctcacatactccctttctgttccttcgtttggagaagtaaaactggaggggaggatttccagccctcacccccaccccccatcttagtcgccttttacgacacgtatgGAATACatttgaagtattctttctcccattatatatatatatatatatatatatatatatatatatatatatatatatatatatatattgtaccggTATCTAACATAGGACCATCGTACATGTCCATGAGAGACATCTACCGGCGGGACATACAACTTGCTGTGTTCCCGCGTTAACTTTGAGTTTGAACTTCTTCGGAAGGACCTACGTCGAAGCTACACCGTTCATTGACTCCCCCGAGCTTCTAAGTGCCTCGATGTCGGTGTTGGAAATTCTTAAAAGTGTCATAGGTAAGTCCATTGATCAAGTATAAGTGTATTGCTGTAGTGGTGGATGTTGGCGGGAAAGTAAGACCTTAAACCACAACTTGCAAATGGCGTCATCAACTAGATCGAATACGATCACAATTTTTTGCAATTTTTGCCAACGTTTGGAATCTTCATAGAATCAAAACCTTGCCAGatgcatcattatatattatatatttctgaGTCAAGATAAGATTTAATCAATACTCCTTTATCATGAATATTAGTTATCTTAAAACCCCCCAACAACCTGCCAAGATTTTTTTaactatatattcataaatacagTATCCAATGTTCTGTATAGGCTTATACTTATTATATCCATTTTGTATTTTGAATTTCGTTCTCATTTACACATTTCCAAATATATGAAGCCAAGGacaaaaaagattttaaaaagttttatttattttttatataaagcTAGAATATACAGCTTAAATAACAATTCTTTAACGTATACATGAGTGGACAGGTAGGGTATACATGAGACGGGTTATGGTAGGTATACATGAGTGGGTTAAGGTAGGTATACATGagtaggggtggggggaggagggggttggtgtgggggttctACACCCGGGGTCGTTCTTGGCAGACCAGCTGGTTCTGACACGACTCCCGGTGAATAAATTACCAGTCTacagtagggggggaggggggtgtgacgACGACCTATTCCAGTAATTtacaaaaggggggaaaaggggggagggggggttcacaTTTCTGTCGTCCACAGACGACCTCTTCCTACACTTTACACATGGGTACGACCTCCCGCGGCCGAGAACGACCATCaacataatctttttttcatcatAATAGTATTTAAATGTCGTTTGACCATCTCTAACGAGACGACATGACTTTAAATTATCTTGTTAGCGACGGTGCTAACCTAACCCCTTAGTTACGACGACCTGGGGGCTTCTGACCCCCGATTctcagagggtcaggtcaaaggccgggtcgTTATAGCCAAGGGTCGTCGTGTCGTTATTTCATGTCGTTTTTCTGCCTTGGTTTGACCCTAGTTAACCTAGTCTGACCTGGATTGAAGTtaggggggtggatggggggggtttAAAAACCATCTGGCGTGACTTGGCTTAACCTAACGTGACCTGGCTTGACCTGAGGGACttgtaggggggggaggagggagctttCAGAGccaggtaggggggggggtgaaggcttCAGTgataagggggtgagggggggcttGGAGGGGGGGTTCAAAGGCTTCAGTTGTCAGGTTTGCCCAGACGAAGGGCGTCTACGGGagggtgtgtctgttgttgtcccTCTGGCGCCTGGCTTTGACGCAGCGGTTTTCGTGGAAGCAGATGACCGGATCCGACGAGTGGACCTCGCGCACGGTCGACTGCGACAAGATCCGGGGTCTGTGAGGCCGCTTCTTGTTATCCGGGGTCGGCGAAGTCAATTTCTTTATACTGCGGAGCCGAGCGTAGAGAGGCCGAATGGATGCCGGGCGTGGTCTGGGGGTTGTGGTGGACGGGgttgaaggggtggtggtggttgaaggggttGTAGttgaaggggttgtggtggtggaaggggttgtggtggtcgggGTGGTGGTCGGGTAAGGGGCGAATGTGATGAGGTTCGTGGCGAGTTTCGGGTTGATGGAGTCGAGCGGAGCCAGAGTGGTGAGGACCACGTCCTCGTCTTCGTCAGGCGCTACGGTGGAGGCAGGGGTCTTCGACGCCCTGGTCCTCTGCAGGACCGGCGATCGAATCCCTCCCAGTGGTGGGAGGGGCTCCTCCGccacctcctgccctccctccttgccttctTCAAGCCCACTACTCGCCTCCTGCCTCGTCGTATCCTCCTCCAGGATGCTCTCCTGACGCAGGTCCCTCGCAAACTCGTCCACCTCAGGCCCCAGGGTCGTCTGCTCTGGGCTGTATTCGACAAGCGGGACAGCGAACACGACGTGGGCGTTACTGCCTCCGAAATCCTGGTAGTCGTGCTCGCTGGGGGAGTCGTCGTAGTCGTCGTATTCATAGGCGTCGTATCCCTGTGACTCGCCTGGGGAGAGAGTAGTGAAGGAATCGTTAGCAACGTCTGAGAACAGCTCGGGGCGCTCCGTCCTGAGGACCGCCTGCCCCACACCCGTTCCCTTGACCTGCCCAGGTTGGGCAGCGCCCTGTGGCTCAGTATGAACATTACCTGTGTCCTGTGTCACCCACTCTACGTCTTCTGTGGTCGTGAGGTCAACGTTGGGATGGTCAGGGGCGTCCGTGCTCCCGTCTCCGTCGGGGGAGGTCTGTGCTGGCGAAAGATGGTCCGCGTCTTCACCCAGACCATCCACCAGGTGGTGTACGGAGGGGGTCTCCCCTCGCGGGTGTGCGGGAGGGGCAGGGGAGGGTCGTGAGGGAGACGGGGCGTGGACGGGGCGAGCGTCAGGGgcggggaaaggggaaaggttaGGTTGGTCATGGAGTCCGGGAGTCCCTGTCGCGTCTTCGGCGTCGACCAAGTTACCCTCATGATCGTATACGTACTGTGTTTGCCGATGACGCTGTCGCGCTGGTTCTGGCTCCGCCGACGCGTCGTCGGATCCCTCGCTCCTCCCGCTGAAGTCCTCACGGTAGGACGTCGCCGCCTCGTGGGATCCTGCGGGCTCACCTGTCGGCTCAGACTCGGGAGCGGGTTCCACCTCCAGCGAGGTGTcgacatcatcttcttcttcgtaACTGTAAATAGCGTCTTCGTACACGTCATCGCCGGCCACGTCCCCTTCAATGAAGATTGGTTCTTCTGCTGCCTctatagcctcctcctcctcctcttcctcttccttcctcaacTCGAGAagctcttctcctcttcctcgatCCCCTTCCCAGAGGCCTCTAAGGCGCTGGGAGTGTCCACCACCACGTTTTCTGGAGGTCGGCTGAAGATGATGAGGGTAGACTCGGCCCCGCTGAAGCCATTATCGTCTATCTCATCGAGGGCTTCGTCCCTCTCCAGCGTCTCGTCCACCACAAAGGAACCCTCCGCCGAGAGCTCGGAGCCACGGAGGCGCCCACGCCCTCGGGCGCGTCGGCGCGCCTTCAGCCAGTTGGGTACGTCGCGCCCTTTGGCGTTGGCCAGGTTGCGAGCCCTGGGGCTGCCCAGGTTTCGGATCCGCTTGACGGTTGAGGTGCGCGGGCGTACGGTCGTGGACGGAGCGGAGGGGTCTGCGTCCTTGTTCGGTCGGACCGACGGCTTCCGAGTTCGAGGCCGGATGCGTCTGCCGAAGACCTGGGCTGAGGGCTGCGTCACGGCCGCCTCCGGGTCGGTGTCCCTGGCGGAATCGGAGGCCTCCTTCTGTCCCCTGCGGGGCTTGAGGGTCCGCGCGACCGAGAAGGGCGGGAAGAGCGtgaccccttcctccttcttcgtcGGGTCTTCGGCGTCCTTCTTGGCGGAGGTCTCTGGCTCCTTCTTCGCCTGGCCGAGGGGCCTGGGTTTGCGCCTGAGGAACGGGCGTCTGTTGGCGACGCCGAAGCCAGACCTGGGCTTGAAGGTCGTGATTTTGacggtggtggtcgtcgtgggcGTCGCGGGCGTGGGCGTCTGCTGCTCCTCACTCGCTACCACTTCATGGAAGGGGCGTGTCTGGTCGTCCACTGGGGCtgcggttgtggtggtagttgtggtggttccAGGCCTGCGGAATGACCGCAGGGTGGGTCCGCGAGCACGCTGTGGGGGGTCTGCGGTCCCCTGTTGATTCCTGGGATTCCTGGAAAGACGGTGTCTGGAGCCTCGGGAACGAAGGGGGTCGGAAACCTCGAGGTCTCTGGAACGTAGGGGTCTCTGGAGGCTTGACGTCCTGGAATGATGGAGATTCCAGATCGCTGACCGATGGTCGGGAGAATGATGGAGCTTCTGGCTCGCTGAAGGAGGAAATTGATGGAGTTTCTGGGTCACTGAATGATGGAATTGATGAAGGTGTTGGTTCGTTGAAGGATGGAATTGATGGAGTTTCTGGGTCATCGAATGATGGAGCTTTTGGTCGGGTAAATGATGGAGATtgtggtcgggtgaatgatggaattGATGGAACTTCTGGTTCAGTGAATGATGGAGGTTTTGGttgggtgaatgatggaactgatggagattttggtcgggtgaatgatggaattGATGGAACTTCCGGTTCAGTGAATGATGGAGGTTTTGGttgggtgaatgatggaactgatggagattttggtcgggtgaatgatggaactgatggagattttggtcgggtgaatgatggaactgatggagattttggtcgggtgaatgatggaactgatggagattttggtcgggtgaatgatggaactgatggagattttggtcgggtgaatgatggaactgatggagattttggtcgggtgaatgatggaactgatggagattttggtcgggtgaatgatggaactgatggagattttggtcgggtgaatgatggaactgatggagattttggtcgggtgaatgatggaactgatggagattttggtcgggtgaatgatggaactgatggagattttggtcgggtgaatgatggaactgatggagattttggtcgggtgaatgatggaactgatggagattttggtcgggtgaatgatggaattGATGGAACTTCCGGTTCAGTGaatgatggagattttggtcgggtgaatgatggaactgatggagattttggtcgggtgaatgatggaactgatggagattttggtcgggtgaatgatggaattGATGGAGTTTCTGGGTCACTGAATGATGGAATTGATGGAGTTTCTGGGTCATCGAATGATGGAGCTTTTGGTCGGGTAaatgatggagattttggtcgggtgaatgatggaactgatggagattttggtcgggtgaatgatggaactgatggagattttggtcgggtgaatgatggaattGATGGAACTTCTGGTTCAGTAaatgatggagattttggtcgggtgaatgatggaactgatggagattttggtcgggtgaatgatggaactgatggagattttggtcgggtgaatgatggaactgatggagattttggtcgggtgaatgatggaactgatggagattttggtcgggtgaatgatggaactgatggagattttggtcgggtgaatgatggaactgatggagattttggtcgggtgaatgatggaactgatggagattttggtcgggtgaatgatggaactgatggagattttggtcgggtgaatgatggaactgatggagattttggtcgggtgaatgatggaactgatggagattttggtcgggtgaatgatggaactgatggagattttggtcgggtgaatgatggaactgatggagattttggtcgggtgaatgatggaactgatggagattttggtcgggtgaatgatggaactgatggagattttggtcgggtgaatgatggaactgatggagattttggtcgggtgaatgatggaactgatggagattttggtcgggtgaatgatggaattGATGGAACTTCTGGTTCAGTGAATGATGGAGGTTTTGGttgggtgaatgatggaactgatggagattttggtcgggtgaatgatggaactgatggagattttggtcgggtgaatgatggaactgatggagattttggtcgggtgaatgatggaactgatggagattttggtcgggtgaatgatggaactgatggagattttggtcgggtgaatgatggaactgatggagattttggtcgggtgaatgatggaactgatggagattttggtcgggtgaatgatggaattGATGGAACTTCTGGTTCAGTGAATGATGGAGGTTTTGGttgggtgaatgatggaactgatggagattttggtcgggtgaatgatggaactgatggagattttggtcgggtgaatgatggaactgatggagattttggtcgggtgaatgatggaactgatggagattttggtcgggtgaatgatggaactgatggagattttggtcgggtgaatgatggaactgatggagattttggtcgggtgaatgatggaactgatggagattttggtcgggtgaatgatggaactgatggagattttggtcgggtgaatgatggaactgatggagattttggtcgggtgaatgatggaactgatggagattttggtcgggtg
This genomic interval carries:
- the LOC139767437 gene encoding uncharacterized protein, whose protein sequence is MSTPRWRWNPLPSLSRQVSPQDPTRRRRPTVRTSAGGARDPTTRRRSQNQRDSVIGKHSESQGYDAYEYDDYDDSPSEHDYQDFGGSNAHVVFAVPLVEYSPEQTTLGPEVDEFARDLRQESILEEDTTRQEASSGLEEGKEGGQEVAEEPLPPLGGIRSPVLQRTRASKTPASTVAPDEDEDVVLTTLAPLDSINPKLATNLITFAPYPTTTPTTTTPSTTTTPSTTTPSTTTTPSTPSTTTPRPRPASIRPLYARLRSIKKLTSPTPDNKKRPHRPRILSQSTVREVHSSDPVICFHENRCVKARRQRDNNRHTLP